One part of the Caproiciproducens sp. CPB-2 genome encodes these proteins:
- a CDS encoding tetratricopeptide repeat protein has translation MKHLFSSNRTLRIAAIVLVTVAGISAVAVGIYGYNYIVVCQKEQAYTEQIGIGNNDISNKKYDTAIAAFSRAIEMKGTDTTPYLGLAEAYIGKQDYDSAVKCLQTGFAKTQNTAFNAKMEEVTALIDNKKKRGMKPPKGLRSGSIQLSWHKAIKA, from the coding sequence ATGAAACATTTATTTAGTTCAAACCGTACGTTGCGCATAGCTGCAATTGTATTGGTGACTGTTGCGGGGATATCTGCTGTGGCCGTAGGTATTTATGGTTACAACTACATAGTGGTCTGTCAAAAAGAGCAGGCATATACGGAGCAGATTGGTATAGGAAATAATGACATATCTAATAAGAAATACGATACAGCGATTGCTGCTTTTAGCCGTGCGATCGAAATGAAAGGTACAGATACAACGCCATATCTTGGCCTTGCGGAAGCTTATATCGGCAAACAAGATTATGACAGCGCGGTGAAATGTTTACAAACCGGCTTTGCTAAGACCCAAAACACCGCCTTCAACGCAAAAATGGAAGAGGTCACTGCGCTTATTGATAATAAAAAAAAGCGGGGGATGAAGCCGCCCAAAGGACTAAGGAGCGGCAGTATACAACTCAGTTGGCACAAGGCGATAAAAGCCTGA
- a CDS encoding WG repeat-containing protein translates to MKKFASAIIILAMVLTLSACSKPTETSGKVNSAASFSTPTANASSTSNTHSDSTVNNDGLDSSWKLKGTKLFELSGQLNFYSSNVFVQLGVFNDDKEKASDVAYGDNGTDADIEAYEKMPDYTSGGKVFDQTGKEVFTLPQNIVIQGTNDTNDQIYVYNTQTKLYGSVNGTGTYVNQCKYTKLTDLEDKTNPVGYHISGKVLLDSSGKTVCTVPSVKGKGNLENCIYYDGTKAYFTYRDDSSMKTGIMDSNGKIVVPCKYLMISDFKDGYAIAWAPTDKTANLINTKFETVFPAGYTGIMSFDSNYDLVTAVIKKNEHNSYGIINMKNEVLIPFEYKMVKCFGNGLIAVTDDKNITTVYQINK, encoded by the coding sequence ATGAAAAAATTTGCATCGGCTATTATTATTTTGGCCATGGTGTTAACCTTATCAGCATGTTCTAAACCAACTGAAACCTCCGGTAAGGTTAATAGCGCCGCAAGTTTCTCAACACCAACGGCCAACGCCTCATCTACAAGCAATACTCATTCTGATAGCACAGTGAATAATGATGGCCTTGACAGCAGTTGGAAATTGAAGGGAACTAAACTGTTTGAACTTTCGGGCCAATTGAACTTTTACAGTAGTAATGTTTTTGTACAACTTGGAGTTTTTAATGATGACAAAGAAAAGGCTTCGGATGTAGCATACGGTGATAATGGAACAGATGCAGATATAGAGGCATATGAAAAAATGCCGGACTACACCTCTGGAGGAAAGGTTTTTGACCAAACCGGAAAGGAAGTCTTCACTCTGCCGCAGAATATAGTCATTCAGGGGACTAATGATACGAATGATCAGATTTATGTGTACAACACACAAACAAAACTATATGGCAGTGTTAATGGTACCGGTACATACGTAAATCAATGTAAGTACACAAAGTTAACCGATTTGGAGGACAAAACCAACCCTGTAGGATATCATATTTCTGGAAAAGTTCTTTTGGATTCTTCAGGAAAAACAGTTTGTACGGTGCCTAGTGTAAAAGGGAAGGGGAATTTAGAAAACTGCATATACTATGATGGCACAAAGGCTTATTTCACATATAGAGACGATTCCTCAATGAAAACAGGAATTATGGATTCTAATGGAAAAATAGTTGTCCCTTGCAAATATCTTATGATTAGTGACTTTAAAGATGGTTATGCAATCGCTTGGGCACCTACAGATAAAACTGCAAACTTGATTAACACAAAATTTGAAACGGTATTCCCAGCCGGCTATACAGGAATTATGTCTTTCGACAGTAATTATGATTTAGTTACCGCTGTAATTAAAAAAAATGAACATAATAGTTACGGAATTATCAATATGAAAAATGAAGTATTAATCCCGTTCGAGTATAAAATGGTAAAATGCTTTGGGAATGGCTTAATAGCGGTAACCGATGATAAAAATATTACTACAGTATATCAAATTAATAAATAA
- a CDS encoding tetratricopeptide repeat protein — translation MAQGDKSLNSKDYSNAIAFYNEAISTDGSKEADYLGLANCYIAQQDYTSAEKILSDGYTATENSAIAAKQKAVISENEISLLKKFAATLPKNRQAPSDVTGEAGDGNDLVNYFIAEEDGKIVLSGLDLRGAIIIDTNGDGHYELIADYVNGYNFNIRKRLLLSGLN, via the coding sequence TTGGCACAAGGCGATAAAAGCCTGAACAGTAAAGATTATAGTAATGCAATTGCTTTCTACAATGAAGCTATAAGTACGGACGGTAGCAAGGAAGCGGATTATCTTGGGTTGGCGAATTGCTATATTGCCCAACAAGATTATACAAGTGCAGAAAAAATATTGTCTGACGGCTATACTGCTACAGAAAATTCGGCTATTGCTGCAAAGCAAAAAGCAGTAATTTCTGAAAATGAGATTTCGTTGCTAAAAAAGTTTGCCGCAACTTTACCTAAAAATAGGCAGGCCCCTAGCGACGTTACAGGAGAAGCGGGAGACGGAAATGATCTTGTTAACTATTTTATTGCCGAGGAAGACGGTAAAATTGTTCTGTCGGGTTTGGATTTGAGAGGTGCAATTATTATTGACACCAATGGAGACGGGCATTATGAATTAATAGCAGACTATGTAAATGGCTATAATTTCAATATCCGTAAAAGACTCTTACTATCAGGGTTGAATTAA
- a CDS encoding leucine-rich repeat domain-containing protein, with product MKRTYKVLSLFLILAVLMGVIFSTSAFATGINDFTINNDHDVIGYKGKGGNIAIPQGVLFISQNAFGGNRSLISVSIPSSVKYIDNSSFAACDNLISISVDSKNTEYCSVDGVLYTKNRNMLLCYPCKKGGIFNIPSTVTIIDGQAAAGSNGLVGLTIPNSVKVIGDWAFEDCKGLKSATIGNGVTYIGSRAFEGCTNLANINIPSSVTTLGYNAFSECIGLNNITIPGNTTSIGVAAFEGCSGLTNIIISSGVEQIDNVAFYGCTGLTTVTIPNTVTSIGYMAFSGCTGLSGVMIPNSVTSIDDDVFKDCDGVTISGYENTAAQTYAAKYNIPFISLGVAPTLPKSTLTLDTTSYVVAPRATYEIGAKLTGFSKSVKVYSSSSDIAKVEKLENGNYKVTGLKSGTTYIMFDVYNSVGSKVSHASVRITVQNGAKSHGDSTHQIAVF from the coding sequence ATGAAAAGGACGTATAAAGTCCTTTCGCTTTTTCTGATATTAGCTGTTCTTATGGGGGTTATATTTAGCACAAGTGCTTTTGCGACAGGAATCAACGATTTCACTATTAATAATGACCATGATGTAATAGGATACAAAGGCAAAGGTGGAAACATTGCGATTCCTCAAGGAGTACTTTTCATCAGTCAGAACGCTTTTGGGGGAAATAGGAGCTTGATCAGCGTTTCAATTCCAAGTAGTGTCAAATATATTGACAATAGTTCGTTTGCTGCTTGTGACAACCTAATAAGCATCAGCGTGGATTCTAAGAACACAGAATATTGTAGCGTTGATGGCGTTTTATATACTAAAAATAGAAACATGTTGTTATGCTATCCTTGCAAAAAGGGGGGGATATTCAACATACCTAGTACTGTTACAATAATCGATGGTCAGGCTGCTGCCGGTAGTAACGGTTTAGTCGGACTTACTATTCCGAATAGTGTTAAGGTAATAGGGGACTGGGCTTTTGAGGACTGTAAAGGCCTAAAAAGCGCTACTATTGGCAACGGTGTTACATACATAGGTAGCAGGGCATTTGAAGGGTGTACAAATTTAGCCAATATCAATATACCCAGCAGCGTTACAACTCTTGGATATAATGCATTTTCTGAATGTATAGGTTTGAACAATATTACAATTCCGGGCAACACCACGTCTATTGGCGTTGCAGCATTTGAAGGGTGTTCCGGCTTAACCAATATCATAATTTCAAGTGGTGTTGAGCAAATTGATAATGTAGCGTTTTATGGCTGCACAGGCTTAACTACCGTTACGATTCCAAACACAGTGACATCCATCGGCTATATGGCGTTTTCTGGTTGTACGGGTCTATCTGGTGTTATGATTCCAAACAGTGTAACATCTATAGATGATGATGTATTTAAAGACTGCGACGGCGTTACAATAAGTGGCTATGAAAATACAGCTGCACAAACCTATGCAGCTAAGTATAATATTCCATTTATATCACTTGGGGTTGCGCCGACATTGCCTAAAAGTACGCTTACACTGGATACAACAAGTTATGTAGTTGCGCCGAGAGCAACCTATGAAATTGGTGCTAAGTTAACAGGCTTTAGTAAATCAGTTAAGGTTTATTCTTCAAGCAGCGACATCGCTAAAGTAGAAAAGTTGGAAAATGGCAACTACAAGGTAACAGGATTAAAATCTGGTACCACATACATTATGTTTGACGTGTATAATTCAGTTGGAAGTAAGGTTTCGCATGCATCAGTTAGGATAACAGTTCAAAACGGTGCGAAATCACACGGAGATTCGACACATCAGATCGCAGTATTTTAA
- a CDS encoding RNA polymerase sigma factor: MEKRQIAELVNKAQQGTQNAFTVLYEETHNSIYFLALKMLKNEEDALDVVQDTYISAFNNLAKIENSEFFSTWLHQIATNKCKDYLKKNKPVLFADDEQEEVFVGNIEDKDDDFIPQNSLDKAETRHLIMDIIDNSLSDSQRTAIMLFYYEEMSVSKIAEVLECSEGTVKSRLFSARKLIKIGVDEHEKKGVKLYSAAAIPLLTLLLRGIASETDMSPAASGMVIQNIMQQINPGSIGNTSNGGSDSSASSTKVSSKGATDSNTNAISNNKTNPDAKVSSNSETISEGSTKKISKDHSFENSNKSSISFSNSPTNVTSANISLLSQVSMKIKIIAGILVAILFTGCIAVTILTDRLQSNVNAIADTRTSDSISDIQSDSQIFDDDGDEIIDSVNSSKDEEDTLNLQLLWGSTYASYSGYYFAQTSDAKQKVISAEIINVTINGKAGKFEKLSEENWINLKKDVAEHVMMDQEHDKLISGYIVCYEPKERLEKDLTIVITAKITLSDNSSLTRTYTVPVEKGDAAGGTMCYDHNGNTVLKR, from the coding sequence ATGGAAAAGCGGCAAATAGCGGAATTAGTAAACAAGGCGCAGCAAGGTACTCAGAATGCATTTACCGTACTCTATGAGGAAACACACAACAGTATTTATTTCTTAGCTTTGAAAATGTTAAAAAATGAAGAAGATGCCCTTGATGTAGTGCAAGATACATATATTTCAGCGTTTAACAATCTTGCCAAAATAGAAAATTCAGAGTTTTTTTCAACATGGCTGCATCAAATAGCCACCAATAAATGTAAGGACTATCTCAAGAAAAATAAACCTGTTCTTTTTGCGGATGATGAGCAGGAAGAAGTTTTTGTGGGGAATATTGAAGATAAAGATGATGACTTTATCCCCCAGAACTCATTAGATAAAGCGGAAACTCGTCATTTAATAATGGACATTATTGATAATTCACTTTCGGATTCCCAGCGCACTGCTATTATGCTTTTCTATTATGAAGAAATGTCGGTAAGCAAAATTGCAGAAGTTTTGGAGTGTTCAGAAGGTACGGTAAAATCCAGACTTTTCTCCGCCCGGAAGCTCATTAAAATAGGCGTGGACGAGCACGAAAAGAAGGGCGTTAAACTGTACAGTGCTGCGGCTATTCCACTGCTTACCTTACTTCTCAGAGGTATTGCGTCCGAAACCGACATGTCTCCTGCTGCCTCTGGAATGGTTATTCAGAATATTATGCAGCAGATAAATCCGGGCTCTATTGGCAACACATCAAACGGCGGTTCCGATAGCAGCGCATCATCGACAAAAGTTTCATCAAAGGGTGCAACGGATTCGAATACAAATGCTATTTCCAATAATAAAACTAATCCGGATGCAAAAGTTTCATCGAATAGTGAAACGATATCTGAAGGTTCAACTAAGAAAATTAGCAAAGACCATTCTTTTGAAAACAGTAATAAGTCCTCTATCAGTTTTTCAAATTCACCGACTAACGTAACGAGTGCAAATATTTCCCTGCTTTCACAAGTCAGCATGAAAATAAAAATTATTGCTGGAATTCTTGTAGCTATTCTTTTTACTGGTTGTATAGCTGTAACTATTTTAACAGACCGTTTGCAGAGCAATGTAAATGCAATTGCAGATACAAGAACATCGGATTCTATATCCGATATTCAAAGTGATAGTCAGATTTTTGACGATGATGGTGATGAAATCATAGATAGTGTGAATTCTTCAAAGGATGAAGAAGATACTCTTAATCTCCAACTACTGTGGGGATCTACATATGCAAGTTATTCGGGATATTATTTTGCGCAAACAAGTGATGCAAAACAAAAGGTTATAAGCGCAGAAATTATAAATGTAACAATAAACGGAAAAGCCGGAAAATTTGAAAAGCTAAGCGAAGAAAATTGGATTAATTTAAAAAAAGATGTAGCAGAGCATGTCATGATGGATCAGGAGCATGATAAGCTCATATCCGGGTATATCGTCTGCTATGAGCCAAAAGAAAGGCTTGAAAAAGATTTAACTATAGTTATAACTGCAAAAATTACCCTATCAGATAATTCTTCATTAACAAGAACATACACTGTTCCAGTAGAAAAGGGTGATGCTGCAGGAGGAACGATGTGTTACGATCATAATGGAAACACGGTTTTGAAACGCTAA
- a CDS encoding DUF4357 domain-containing protein, which translates to MEEFIDYAKIVMGTLGHKVFEPLSQSASSTLMDTPADQVFYIKRSGANAQAKLTSEGLVVLIGSSIRKDTVPSCPDYVKSAREDNKGYIDENGVLQKDILFRTPSGASAFVLGAPTNGNVEWKTKDGRTFKEIEAAENPNNDLT; encoded by the coding sequence TTGGAGGAATTTATAGACTATGCCAAAATTGTCATGGGGACTCTTGGCCATAAGGTCTTTGAGCCTCTCTCCCAATCCGCCTCATCGACTTTAATGGATACACCAGCAGATCAAGTATTCTATATCAAGCGTAGCGGCGCAAATGCGCAGGCAAAACTCACGAGCGAGGGGTTAGTGGTGCTTATTGGAAGCTCTATCCGCAAAGATACCGTGCCGAGTTGCCCGGACTATGTTAAATCCGCCCGCGAGGACAATAAGGGGTATATAGACGAGAACGGCGTTTTACAAAAGGATATTCTCTTTAGAACGCCATCGGGCGCTTCGGCTTTTGTCCTTGGTGCACCAACCAATGGAAACGTTGAATGGAAAACCAAGGACGGTAGAACATTCAAAGAGATAGAAGCAGCCGAGAATCCAAACAATGATCTGACATAA
- a CDS encoding site-specific DNA-methyltransferase gives MTDNQKKLMNILREMFQFDQSDLDFGIYRIMRMKRDEVNRFIEEELPAQITAGLSELARLDTAADITAIDKQIADTKAAPLSDAIKAAAVAELEEKKKSLAGSVDISAVEADVYNHLTNFFSRYYDEGDFISQRRYKDGVYAIPYEGEEVKLYWANADQYYVKTSEYFKDYEFKTATGETIHFKLVEAETDKDNNKAKDKRFFQLHRENPFEAAGRELFIYMEYKAGDRKQADYTADIVKAFSAVGTQYPDFARILGIRDGKTELERQLTRYTARNTFDYFIHKDLKKFLDRELDFYIKNDVMFLDDIEEQDEAKAKEYLTKAKVIRKIARKIIDFLTQIEDFEKKLYLKKKFVVETNYCITLDRIPEKFYPEIAENDAQRKEWVRLFAIDEIEQNLTTVGYSEPLTMEFLKENPYLVLDTAFFGAAFKEKLIDGTDGLDENLDGLMIHSENFQALNLLRLKYHEKIDCCYIDPPYNTDASKILYKNNYEHSSWLALMNDRIKAGKSLLKYDGIQATAIDEYELKELYSLLQSIFGRKNNAGIIAIRSNPSGRPRDGGLALAHDYCLIFKMSEASMIGQQKRTGKQAERYNRADGRGAFEQRNFRREGSNSNRADGKRQWYPIYVDKQTLKLRVPDMTWNESTELWEIKEPALQNEAIVYPVTDDGVEKNWRWSWDNVKKDYSQFYAKVQKSGIQIYYKFRPESEGSAPLTFWADAKYSAVEQGTKPLKDILPGNNFDYPKSIYTVQDILSISGLNYKTGIIIDYFAGSGTTAHAVINLNRADGGRRKYILVEMGEYFDTVTRPRVEKVIYSEDWKDGKPVSRKGSSHAFKYLRLESYEDTLNNIVLRSGNYDLLGTAREGYMLSYMLDTEAEGSDSLLNVEKLDKPFSYKMNITRHLESAERTIDLVETFNYLIGLTIEKSHALVSFDADFATGEYGAVSAALKEGNTYKFKAVEGTVPSGDKTLVLWREMTGDIVKDNAALDAYFLSFPNGRSFKRIYVNCDNNLLNLRGNGESWQVILIDEEMKKRMFEDAD, from the coding sequence ATGACCGATAACCAGAAAAAATTAATGAACATCCTTCGTGAGATGTTTCAATTTGACCAGTCAGACCTTGATTTTGGAATTTACCGAATTATGCGGATGAAGCGTGACGAGGTCAATAGATTTATTGAAGAAGAGCTGCCCGCGCAAATCACAGCGGGCTTGAGCGAGCTTGCCAGGCTGGACACAGCCGCCGACATCACCGCCATTGATAAGCAAATTGCGGACACAAAAGCCGCGCCTCTTTCCGACGCAATAAAAGCCGCCGCTGTTGCGGAGCTTGAGGAAAAGAAAAAGTCTCTTGCCGGAAGCGTCGACATAAGCGCAGTTGAAGCGGATGTTTATAACCACCTGACAAATTTCTTCTCCCGCTATTATGATGAGGGCGATTTTATTTCACAGCGCCGTTACAAGGATGGCGTGTATGCCATTCCCTATGAGGGCGAGGAGGTTAAGCTGTACTGGGCGAATGCCGACCAGTATTACGTTAAGACGAGCGAGTATTTTAAAGACTACGAATTCAAAACCGCCACCGGAGAAACCATCCATTTCAAGCTGGTGGAGGCGGAAACCGATAAAGACAACAACAAGGCAAAAGACAAACGTTTTTTTCAACTTCATCGGGAAAATCCTTTTGAAGCGGCAGGCAGAGAACTGTTCATTTATATGGAATATAAGGCTGGAGACAGAAAACAGGCCGACTATACCGCCGACATTGTGAAAGCCTTCAGCGCCGTCGGTACGCAGTATCCCGACTTTGCACGGATTCTGGGAATCCGCGACGGAAAAACGGAACTGGAACGCCAGCTCACGCGCTATACGGCGCGCAACACTTTCGACTATTTCATCCATAAGGACCTGAAAAAATTTCTGGACCGGGAACTGGATTTCTATATCAAAAACGACGTGATGTTCCTTGACGACATCGAAGAGCAGGACGAGGCCAAGGCGAAGGAATACTTGACCAAAGCGAAAGTCATCCGGAAGATCGCGCGGAAAATCATCGATTTTCTCACCCAGATCGAGGACTTCGAGAAAAAGCTGTATCTGAAGAAAAAATTCGTCGTCGAGACGAATTACTGCATCACGCTCGACCGCATTCCGGAAAAATTCTACCCGGAAATCGCGGAAAACGACGCGCAGCGCAAAGAATGGGTGCGCCTGTTCGCCATCGATGAAATCGAACAGAATCTGACGACGGTCGGCTATTCCGAGCCGCTCACCATGGAATTTCTGAAAGAGAATCCGTATCTTGTCCTGGACACGGCGTTCTTCGGCGCCGCTTTCAAGGAAAAGCTGATCGACGGCACGGACGGTCTTGATGAAAATCTGGATGGGCTGATGATACACAGCGAGAATTTTCAGGCGTTAAATCTACTGCGTCTTAAGTATCATGAAAAAATAGACTGCTGCTACATCGATCCTCCATATAATACAGACGCGAGTAAAATCCTATATAAAAATAATTATGAACATTCATCATGGCTTGCATTGATGAATGATCGAATAAAAGCGGGGAAATCACTGTTAAAGTATGACGGCATACAGGCCACTGCCATCGATGAATATGAACTAAAGGAATTATATTCTTTACTGCAATCTATTTTCGGAAGAAAAAATAACGCCGGTATCATCGCAATCAGGAGCAATCCATCCGGACGGCCAAGAGACGGCGGATTGGCTTTGGCGCATGATTATTGTTTGATCTTTAAAATGAGCGAAGCGTCAATGATAGGACAACAGAAAAGGACGGGAAAACAGGCGGAGAGATATAATAGAGCCGACGGAAGAGGCGCATTTGAACAAAGAAACTTCAGGCGGGAAGGTTCAAATTCAAATAGAGCGGATGGGAAACGGCAATGGTATCCGATCTATGTTGACAAGCAAACGTTAAAATTAAGAGTTCCGGATATGACGTGGAATGAAAGTACGGAATTATGGGAAATCAAAGAACCGGCTTTGCAAAACGAAGCGATCGTATATCCCGTTACAGACGACGGAGTCGAGAAAAATTGGCGCTGGAGCTGGGACAATGTAAAAAAAGATTATTCACAGTTTTACGCTAAAGTTCAGAAGAGCGGAATTCAAATTTACTATAAATTTCGTCCGGAATCGGAAGGATCCGCGCCCTTGACATTTTGGGCGGACGCAAAATACTCAGCGGTGGAACAGGGAACCAAACCATTGAAAGATATTTTGCCCGGCAATAATTTTGATTATCCGAAATCCATATACACCGTTCAAGATATTCTGAGTATTTCCGGTCTAAATTATAAAACCGGAATCATTATAGATTATTTTGCCGGTTCCGGCACGACAGCTCATGCCGTAATCAATTTAAACCGCGCAGACGGCGGCCGCCGCAAGTACATTCTTGTCGAAATGGGAGAGTATTTTGACACGGTGACGCGTCCGCGCGTTGAAAAAGTAATTTACAGCGAGGACTGGAAAGACGGAAAGCCAGTTTCACGCAAAGGCTCCAGCCACGCGTTCAAATATCTGCGCCTGGAAAGCTATGAGGACACGCTGAACAATATCGTTCTTCGCAGCGGCAATTATGATTTGCTTGGTACGGCGCGGGAAGGCTATATGCTCTCATATATGCTCGATACTGAGGCGGAGGGCAGCGACAGTTTATTGAACGTCGAAAAGCTCGATAAGCCGTTCAGTTATAAAATGAACATAACACGCCATCTCGAAAGCGCAGAGCGCACCATCGATCTTGTGGAGACATTCAATTATCTTATCGGGCTTACTATTGAAAAAAGCCATGCGTTAGTATCCTTTGACGCTGATTTTGCCACAGGCGAATACGGCGCCGTTTCCGCTGCGCTCAAAGAAGGGAATACTTACAAATTCAAGGCAGTCGAGGGGACGGTGCCAAGTGGAGATAAAACGCTCGTGTTATGGCGAGAGATGACCGGCGACATTGTAAAAGACAATGCCGCGCTCGACGCATATTTCCTCTCGTTTCCAAATGGTCGAAGCTTCAAGCGAATTTACGTCAATTGCGACAACAACCTTTTGAACCTGCGCGGGAACGGCGAAAGCTGGCAGGTAATCCTCATCGATGAGGAAATGAAAAAGCGTATGTTTGAGGACGCAGACTAA
- a CDS encoding DUF3800 domain-containing protein gives MDSYQISFDDLSYLENISKLPGRSAFIDECGSFGFDFCKEGVSTHYVVCAVIVNNKDIGGIEQKIEEIQRNKFGGSEMKSSSISNNHHRRINILTELLMLDFSLIILIADKQAFHENSPLTKYKGTFVKYLHRLLYDSMYCAYPKLKIVEDEYGTSEFQKGYRQYIRTNRPALNLFDDYDFDYVDSKNSNIVQIADIIAGSVMQHIIDTNAPDALKLFQSRIRDVIRFPKVFTPKSEKMGDDSYYDAQIYNLAHKRAINYIEQNRNDLSEEVRLRSLFLRLLLFSAENFGESQYIYAGKIVQELSDLSETKVTRDFLYRRIVAKLRDEDVLIASSSHGYKIPTCTEDIRTYIAQTDTVVSPMLARIGKCRSLISKETDGKLDILNAAEFQGYKRYFGDY, from the coding sequence TTGGATTCTTATCAAATAAGTTTCGATGACCTATCGTATTTGGAGAATATTTCTAAACTCCCTGGACGGTCAGCGTTCATTGATGAGTGTGGCAGCTTTGGATTCGATTTTTGCAAAGAGGGTGTATCAACGCACTATGTTGTTTGTGCTGTAATTGTAAATAATAAAGATATCGGTGGGATAGAACAAAAGATTGAAGAAATACAAAGAAATAAATTTGGCGGCAGCGAAATGAAATCCAGCTCTATAAGTAATAATCATCACCGACGAATCAATATATTAACAGAGCTTTTAATGTTGGATTTTTCATTAATTATACTTATTGCAGACAAACAAGCATTTCATGAAAACTCTCCGCTTACCAAATACAAAGGGACCTTTGTGAAATATTTGCATCGGCTGCTATATGATTCCATGTACTGTGCTTATCCAAAGCTAAAAATTGTAGAAGACGAGTATGGAACATCTGAATTTCAGAAAGGGTATAGACAATACATTCGTACCAATCGACCGGCTCTTAATCTTTTTGATGACTATGATTTTGATTATGTAGATAGCAAGAATAGCAATATAGTTCAGATCGCTGATATAATAGCAGGATCAGTAATGCAACATATTATTGATACTAACGCACCTGATGCGCTCAAGCTTTTTCAGAGCCGTATAAGAGACGTTATCCGCTTTCCAAAAGTTTTTACCCCGAAATCCGAGAAAATGGGGGATGATTCATATTATGACGCACAGATATACAATCTCGCACATAAACGCGCTATAAATTATATTGAACAAAATAGGAATGATCTTTCTGAGGAAGTGCGTCTTCGCTCATTATTTTTGCGGTTATTGCTCTTCAGTGCAGAAAACTTCGGTGAATCTCAATACATTTATGCAGGGAAAATAGTACAAGAATTATCTGATCTTTCGGAAACAAAAGTAACGAGAGACTTTCTATATCGGAGGATAGTGGCAAAGTTGCGCGATGAAGACGTCCTTATTGCAAGTAGTTCACATGGATATAAAATACCAACCTGCACAGAAGATATACGTACTTACATAGCTCAAACAGATACCGTCGTTTCACCTATGTTGGCGCGAATCGGTAAATGTAGGTCATTAATTTCCAAAGAAACAGATGGTAAACTTGACATATTGAATGCTGCTGAATTTCAAGGCTATAAACGCTATTTTGGTGATTACTAA
- a CDS encoding GIY-YIG nuclease family protein has product MGKRGKSINLFLMDGEATGRIKCTLANWTGISYRIPRTDLDKCKGRDDLSQSGVYFLFGMSDQTGEAVVYIGQAGVRKNGEGLLYRLQEHKRNPDKDYWTEAVVFTTSNNSFGPTEISYLENRFTNMAIAARRYQVKKRKRPDAGKYH; this is encoded by the coding sequence ATGGGAAAAAGAGGGAAAAGCATTAATCTGTTTTTAATGGATGGCGAAGCAACGGGCCGCATCAAATGTACTCTTGCCAACTGGACCGGTATATCATATAGAATTCCACGCACGGATTTAGATAAATGCAAAGGGCGTGATGACCTTTCTCAAAGTGGCGTGTACTTCCTTTTTGGAATGTCTGACCAAACTGGCGAAGCCGTGGTCTATATAGGTCAAGCTGGAGTTCGGAAAAATGGTGAAGGTCTTCTATATCGTCTTCAAGAGCATAAGCGTAACCCTGATAAAGATTACTGGACGGAGGCGGTTGTTTTTACCACCTCTAATAACTCTTTTGGTCCCACGGAGATCAGCTACCTTGAAAACCGCTTTACTAATATGGCGATTGCTGCAAGGCGATATCAGGTAAAAAAACGGAAACGACCCGACGCCGGGAAATATCACTGA
- a CDS encoding helix-turn-helix domain-containing protein, with protein sequence MRFNYNNLWKLLIDKKMNKQDLRKMTGISSASIAKLGKGENVNTEVLLRICKALECDISDIMEFVPDEANREEGTAK encoded by the coding sequence ATGCGTTTTAATTATAATAACTTATGGAAGTTGTTAATCGACAAGAAAATGAACAAGCAGGATTTACGCAAAATGACGGGCATCAGTTCCGCTTCGATTGCCAAGCTCGGCAAGGGCGAGAATGTGAATACTGAAGTTCTCCTACGGATATGTAAGGCGTTAGAATGTGATATATCCGATATTATGGAATTCGTCCCTGACGAAGCTAACCGAGAGGAAGGTACCGCGAAATGA
- a CDS encoding transposase has protein sequence MEKLARSLGIENLSCSQVSEMVKGLNEHVQEFHSHSLADSRYPVLWIRRPAWKKSV, from the coding sequence ATGGAGAAGCTGGCCCGAAGTCTGGGGATTGAAAACCTCTCCTGCAGTCAGGTCAGTGAGATGGTAAAAGGTCTGAACGAGCACGTACAGGAGTTCCACAGCCATTCTCTTGCGGATTCCCGTTATCCGGTGCTCTGGATAAGACGCCCTGCATGGAAAAAGTCCGTGTGA